A portion of the Rhinolophus sinicus isolate RSC01 linkage group LG03, ASM3656204v1, whole genome shotgun sequence genome contains these proteins:
- the ANG gene encoding angiogenin isoform X1 yields MVSAHHFRTLWRSNFFSLQKAEPLLEEMLMGLGPLVLAFMLGLGLIPPTLAQNNYRYNHFLSQHYDAQPSGRNGRYCDTMMARRRLTKPCKDINTFIHDTKNNIKAICDNNGEPYKETFRISKSRFQVTTCKHAGGSPKPPCRYRATRGFRNIVVGCENGWPVHLDESIFRP; encoded by the exons atggtctctgctcaccattttcggACCctttggagatccaacttcttctctttgcagaaagcc GAGCCTTTGCTGGAAGAGATGCTGATGGGCCTGGGTCCCCTGGTCTTGGCCTTCATGCTGGGTCTGGGTCTGATCCCACCGACCCTGGCTCAGAATAACTACAGGTACAACCACTTCCTGAGCCAGCACTATGATGCCCAACCAAGTGGCCGGAATGGCAGATACTGTGACACCATGATGGCGAGACGACGCCTGACGAAACCCTGCAAAGACATCAACACCTTTATTCATGACACCAAGAACAACATCAAGGCCATCTGTGATAACAATGGAGAGCCTTACAAAGAAACtttcagaataagcaaatctCGCTTTCAGGTCACCACTTGCAAGCATGCAGGAGGGTCCCCCAAGCCTCCCTGCCGGTACAGAGCCACGCGAGGGTTCAGAAACATTGTTGTTGGCTGTGAAAATGGCTGGCCTGTCCACCTTGATGAATCCATTTTCCGTCCATAA
- the ANG gene encoding angiogenin isoform X2, whose protein sequence is MLMGLGPLVLAFMLGLGLIPPTLAQNNYRYNHFLSQHYDAQPSGRNGRYCDTMMARRRLTKPCKDINTFIHDTKNNIKAICDNNGEPYKETFRISKSRFQVTTCKHAGGSPKPPCRYRATRGFRNIVVGCENGWPVHLDESIFRP, encoded by the coding sequence ATGCTGATGGGCCTGGGTCCCCTGGTCTTGGCCTTCATGCTGGGTCTGGGTCTGATCCCACCGACCCTGGCTCAGAATAACTACAGGTACAACCACTTCCTGAGCCAGCACTATGATGCCCAACCAAGTGGCCGGAATGGCAGATACTGTGACACCATGATGGCGAGACGACGCCTGACGAAACCCTGCAAAGACATCAACACCTTTATTCATGACACCAAGAACAACATCAAGGCCATCTGTGATAACAATGGAGAGCCTTACAAAGAAACtttcagaataagcaaatctCGCTTTCAGGTCACCACTTGCAAGCATGCAGGAGGGTCCCCCAAGCCTCCCTGCCGGTACAGAGCCACGCGAGGGTTCAGAAACATTGTTGTTGGCTGTGAAAATGGCTGGCCTGTCCACCTTGATGAATCCATTTTCCGTCCATAA
- the RNASE4 gene encoding ribonuclease 4 has product MALQRTFSLLLLLLLTLLVLVQPSYGQSRMYKRFLRQHVDPSVTGGNDAYCNLMMQRRKMTMYNCKQFNTFIHENIWNIHSICSTTSILCKNGNMNCHEGVVNVTDCKDTGSSRAPKCRYRAVARTRRVVIACEGDPEVPVHLDG; this is encoded by the coding sequence ATGGCTCTCCAGAGGACCTTTTCGTTGCTTCTGCTCTTACTGCTGACCCTGCTGGTGCTGGTGCAGCCCTCCTATGGCCAGAGTCGCATGTATAAACGATTCCTGCGGCAGCATGTGGACCCTTCAGTGACAGGTGGCAATGATGCCTACTGCAACCTAATGATGCAAAGACGGAAGATGACCATGTATAATTGCAAGCAATTCAACACCTTCATCCATGAAAACATCTGGAACATTCATAGTATCTGCAGCACCACCAGTATCCTGTGCAAGAATGGTAACATGAACTGCCATGAGGGTGTAGTGAATGTCACAGACTGCAAGGATACAGGAAGTTCCAGGGCCCCCAAATGCAGATACCGGGCCGTAGCCAGAACTCGGCGTGTTGTCATTGCCTGTGAGGGTGATCCGGAGGTGCCTGTGCACCTTGACGGATAG
- the EDDM3B gene encoding epididymal secretory protein E3-beta, translating to MSSSLKVLGPLLILLLTLCGLLFQSQNLSWRDFMKQHHLSSSLEFSEYRCNDLMREREAPKDKNYHIFIYTLWHKIEHICLRNWRDRYRNVYMWAQYPFKILKCYLGNNKKSYKEHRSYSYIEFHCGMNGFVDSIEDIRLLEVISN from the coding sequence ATGTCATCCTCTCTAAAAGTCCTAGGCCCTCTCTTGATCCTGCTGCTCACCCTATGTGGGCTCCTTTTCCAAAGCCAGAACCTTTCCTGGAGGGACTTCATGAAACAGCACCACCTGAGCTCAAGCTTGGAATTCAGTGAGTACAGATGCAATGATCTCATGCGGGAAAGAGAAGCTCCAAAAGACAAGAACTATCACATCTTCATCTATACCTTATGGCACAAAATCGAGCATATATGCCTCAGGAACTGGAGGGATCGCTATAGGAATGTGTATATGTGGGCCCAGTATCCCTTCAAAATACTCAAGTGCTACCTGGGGAATAACAAAAAGAGCTACAAAGAGCACAGGAGCTACAGTTACATTGAATTCCATTGTGGCATGAATGGGTTTGTTGATAGCATAGAGGACATCCGGTTATTAGAGGTTATCAGCAACTAG
- the RNASE6 gene encoding ribonuclease K6, with protein MVLDLLKGFPLLLLLLGLWGPMCPLWALPKNLTKARWFEIQHIQPNPLQCNQAMRVVNNYTQHCKPKNTFLHDSFKNVAATCALPKILCKNGWNNCHQSRKPVNMTNCNLTAGKYPNCRYNNAVQYKFFIIACDPPQKSDPPYQLVPVHLDKIV; from the coding sequence atggtgttAGATCTCCTGAAAGGCTTTCCTCTCCTCCTATTGCTGCTGGGATTGTGGGGGCCAATGTGTCCACTTTGGGCTTTGCCTAAGAATCTTACCAAGGCTCGTTGGTTTGAAATTCAGCATATACAGCCAAACCCTCTCCAATGTAACCAGGCAATGCGTGTTGTTAATAATTATACTCAGCACTGTAAGCCTAAAAACACCTTTCTGCACGACTCCTTCAAGAACGTGGCTGCTACCTGTGCATTGCCCAAGATTCTTTGCAAGAATGGCTGGAACAATTGCCACCAGAGTCGAAAGCCTGTTAACATGACCAACTGCAATCTCACTGCAGGGAAGTATCCCAACTGCCGCTACAACAATGCTGTCCAATACAAGTTCTTCATTATTGCCTGTGACCCCCCTCAAAAGAGCGACCCTCCCTATCAGTTGGTTCCTGTACACTTAGATAAGATTGTTTAA
- the RNASE1 gene encoding ribonuclease pancreatic isoform X2 → MEAKPLCNLHKVHSPGIQRLQKLAFHLLSPGIQARDPGSSWGSEATMAQEKPLFLFPLLVLMLLVLGWVQPSLGKESRAKKFQRQHMDPDNYSNSDPNYCNQMMRRREMTKGSCKPVNTFIHESLEDVQAVCLQGNVTCKNGQPNCHRSSSSMNITDCRLTSGSKYPNCVYRTSQKERHIIVACEGNPYVPVHFDASVEVSI, encoded by the exons ATG GAAGCCAAGCCCCTTTGTAATCTCCATAAGGTCCACAGCCCAGGGATCCAGCGACTGCAGAAACTGGCCTTCCACTTGCTCTCTCCTGGAATCCAAGCTAGAGACCCAG GTTCCTCTTGGGGGAGTGAGGCCACCATGGCTCAGGAGAAGCCCCTCTTCCTGTTCCCACTGCTAGTCCTCATGCTGCTGGTGCTGGGGTGGGTCCAGCCTTCCCTGGGGAAGGAATCGCGGGCCAAGAAGTTCCAACGACAGCACATGGACCCTGACAACTACTCCAACAGCGACCCTAACTACTGCAACCAAATGATGAGGCGCCGGGAAATGACGAAGGGATCATGCAAGCCTGTAAACACCTTTATCCACGAGTCCCTCGAAGACGTCCAGGCCGTTTGCCTCCAGGGAAATGTCACCTGTAAGAATGGCCAGCCCAACTGCCACCGGAGCAGCTCCAGCATGAACATCACGGATTGTCGCCTGACTTCCGGCTCCAAATATCCCAACTGTGTGTACCGGACCAGCCAGAAAGAGAGGCACATCATCGTGGCCTGCGAGGGGAATCCATATGTGCCGGTCCACTTTGATGCTTCAGTAGAAGTCTCCATCTAA
- the RNASE1 gene encoding ribonuclease pancreatic isoform X1: MFNLSCRETVAEPTILCGTRGVKLATLWLRAHWPMWELNWQASELAAQSSNHLSHWAGPGYFLNIVLCHQCLLLFLDFFFCLNCPSLTPVKKTVLQSPSQGVLVNNKCYQKSWHKWTTLRKPSPFVISIRSTAQGSSDCRNWPSTCSLLESKLETQVGSSWGSEATMAQEKPLFLFPLLVLMLLVLGWVQPSLGKESRAKKFQRQHMDPDNYSNSDPNYCNQMMRRREMTKGSCKPVNTFIHESLEDVQAVCLQGNVTCKNGQPNCHRSSSSMNITDCRLTSGSKYPNCVYRTSQKERHIIVACEGNPYVPVHFDASVEVSI, translated from the exons atgttcaatcttagttgcagggaaaCAGTTGCAGaacccaccatcctttgtgggactcgaggagtcaaactggcaaccttgtggttgagagcccactggcccatgtgggaattgaactggcaggcTTCGGAGTTAgcagcacagagctccaaccacctgagccactgggccggcccaggcTATTTTCTAAACATAGTGCTCTGCCACCAGTGTTTACTTCTCTTTCTGGACTTTTTCTTCTGTCTGAATTGCCCTTCCCTTACCCCAGTGAAAAAAACTGTCCTTCAAAGTCCTTCCCAAG GAGTCCTGGTCAATAATAAATGTTATCAGAAGAGCTGGCACAAATGGACTACTCTTAG GAAGCCAAGCCCCTTTGTAATCTCCATAAGGTCCACAGCCCAGGGATCCAGCGACTGCAGAAACTGGCCTTCCACTTGCTCTCTCCTGGAATCCAAGCTAGAGACCCAG GTAGGTTCCTCTTGGGGGAGTGAGGCCACCATGGCTCAGGAGAAGCCCCTCTTCCTGTTCCCACTGCTAGTCCTCATGCTGCTGGTGCTGGGGTGGGTCCAGCCTTCCCTGGGGAAGGAATCGCGGGCCAAGAAGTTCCAACGACAGCACATGGACCCTGACAACTACTCCAACAGCGACCCTAACTACTGCAACCAAATGATGAGGCGCCGGGAAATGACGAAGGGATCATGCAAGCCTGTAAACACCTTTATCCACGAGTCCCTCGAAGACGTCCAGGCCGTTTGCCTCCAGGGAAATGTCACCTGTAAGAATGGCCAGCCCAACTGCCACCGGAGCAGCTCCAGCATGAACATCACGGATTGTCGCCTGACTTCCGGCTCCAAATATCCCAACTGTGTGTACCGGACCAGCCAGAAAGAGAGGCACATCATCGTGGCCTGCGAGGGGAATCCATATGTGCCGGTCCACTTTGATGCTTCAGTAGAAGTCTCCATCTAA